The Bacteroidota bacterium genomic interval CATAGCACGTAGTCGGCTGTCCAAATCGGGATCAGGCGACCTTCTACGAAGGGGTGTTTGGCATAAGCTCCAGTGAACTTACCAGTAATCTTTTTCTCTTGTTGCCGCTCGACTTCGCTGCGGTTTTTGGCCCAAGTGGCATATTCCAAAACGTCTTCGCGGCGGTCGGCGGTCACCAATTGCTCGACAAGTGGATGCTCCGGTGCCAAAACCATGAAGCTCGCACCAAAAATCGTATCCGGCCTGGTCGAAAACACCTCAAGCCGTTCGGAGTGCCCTTCGATTTCGAAGTAAAAATTGGCCCCTTCGCTCCTGCCGATCCAGTTGCGTTGTTGCTCCTTGATCGAATCGGACCATTGCAGGTCGTTCAGACCCGCGAGCAAACGGTCTGCGTATGCGCGCATGCGGAACGCCCATTGGCGCATCGGTTTGCGCACTACAGGATGCCCGCCTCGCTCTGAAACGCCGTTGATCACCTCGTCATTGGCCAAAACCGTTCCCAAAGCAGGGCACCAATTCACTTCGGTAAAGGCAATGTAGGCCATGCGGTAATGCAGCGTAACCTCATATTGTTTCGCTGCCGAATAAGAATTCCATTCCGCTGCTGTGAAACTGCCTTCGAAGTCATTGACAGCCTTCAGCCCCTCGGTTCCCCGATTTGCAAAATGCGCGGTCAAGGTGTCGATATGCTCCGCCTTGTCAGCGGCGACGTTGTACCAACTGTGGAAAATTTGCAAGAAGATCCACTGCGTCCACTTGTAATAGTTGGGATCGCAGGTTTCCATATTTGTCGAATCGGGCTCGTGTGCCAGACCGAGTCGCTCAAATTGATCTTTGTAGGTTTTGATATTCGCCTCAGTGGTGACCGCAGGATGCTGTCCCGTTTCCATCGCATATTGCTCGGCAGGCAAACCGAATGCATCAAAGCCCATCGGATGCAACACGTTGAATCCGGCCAATTTACGGTAGCGGGCGACGATGTCCGTAGCAATGTAGCCAAGTGGGTGACCAACGTGCAATCCTGCGCCGGATGGGTACGGAAACATGTCGAGCACGTAGAATTTAGGCTTGGTCGTGTTGTGCTCGATGGCGAAGGTGCGGCTTTCCTTCCAAAATTTTTGCCACTTGGCCTCGATGGCCTGAAAATCGTAATTGCCCATTTGAGCTGGAATTAGAATAGATGTATGTAGATAAAGGAATGCAAAGTTGGCGAGAAATCGCGGAATCTAAACTGCAGAAATTCACTTTTTAAGAAGTCCTACGAATGAAAATCGAAAGCAGATTTGCCCATCAATTACCAAAAGCCAAGAAAAATCTTGCTGTAAAGCCTCAGCATCTCAAAATGCCAAGAAGCCAAAAAATTCACCACCAAACCTGATTCTGCAAATTCTGTGAATTCCGCTTATCGGAACATCGCCTTGATACTTCCCCAAGTACGCTGCACAGAGGTAGGATTGTGGGTGATATCGGTGTAGTAAGTAAAAACTGCCCCATTTTGGCAAACTTGAAGTTTATAGCTGATGGTTTTGGCTTCGTCCTTGAAGACGGTATAGTCTTGATACGTGTAATTCAGGCTTCCATTGGGCGAGACATGGTCGAGGTAGGCATACAGGGTCTCATCATTGACTTTGCGCCAAATGCGAAAATCAGTGATGCCAGCCTCGCTGGGGACTTCCCAAGCAACCACCACATCAGCACCATCAGGAGACGCATGAAAGTAATTGAGCGTCAGGTTTTGGCCTTTCAAGGTGGTCGAGAAGCATACCAGCGCAACCGCTACCAAGAGCAAAACAGTTGCATTTCTCATACCCATGATTGCAAAATTAACAGTTTTCAATTCGTATGCAAATCTTGGAGTGTCCACATGTTGAATTTCTTACGCAGTCAATGTGGTGTCTCGGAAAATTGGAATTCGTTGAATGCTGCATCCGGGTTTGATGTAAAATGGTACTAAAGTAGTGTTGGCGGCGCATACACCAACCTTTGACAATGCTGCCAACGCGAAAGTTTTAAAATTTTTCCATTCTCCATTTTCAATTGTCAATACTCCTTTCTATCTTTGCCCTCTCGTTTGTAAAAAGCTCAAAAGGATATGAAAAGCGACATCCATCCAAACTACAGATTTGTAGTTTTCAAAGATATCTCGACCGATTACGCGTTCTTGACACGTTCGGCAATCAACACCCCTGACACCATCAAATGGGAAGATGGCAATGAATATCCACTTGTGAAGTTGGAGATTTCCAGCGATTCTCACCCGTTTTTCACGGGTAAGCAAAAGCTCATCGACACCGCCGGTCGTGTTGACAGGTTCTACAGCCGCTACGGTGGCAAAAAACCACAAGAATAAGGTTCGACCCCGTCGACAAATGAAAAAGAGTAGGCTTCGGTCTGCTCTTTTTTATTTGCTCCCGGAATGCCATTTCAATTGCATCATTCCTAAATTGCCAGCTCTAAACTGGGAATTGTCATGCAATACCTTCTATTCGAAGATCAGAGCTTTTTCGACCTATGGCCGCTGACTTTTACGCGGCCGACCTGCGATTTGCGGGTTGGAATCGACAAGCTGCAGGAAAAGTGGACGCGGTTTTGCAAACAACCGGTTGGCTGCATCGCCTATGCCTACCTTGGAAACCAGTTTTCCCGATTTGATCCCTACGCTCGAAAGTATTTGCTTCAATGGCAAATTCATCCCGGATGCGAACTGGATCAGGGATTTGGCTGAAGCCTGCGCTCCAGGTACCTACTTGGCGAATGAGAAAAAGGAAATCCTTGTTTTTCGCTGCAAACCGGCCCAAATCGGGAACTTTGATGGGATTGTCAATGAAGCGATTCTGACGAATGCCGGCCTGAAATCCATCACGGCAACCGTGAATGAAAGGCCTGCCATTCGTTTTCCTTGGGACATTTTCCGGCTCAATGGTCAATGTATCCGCGAAGACTTTGAAGCGGTCATCGCCAATCAGTCGTCCTATCAGCCCGAAGACAAACATTCGATTGTCTATGGCCGCGACAACCTGTTTTTGGCCGCTGGCGTGAAGATGCGTGCAGCCGTGATCAATGCCGAAGATGGCCCGGTTTATATCGGCGAAGGTGTTGATATTCAGGAAGGTTCACTGATTCATGGCACCCATGCCTTTTGTGATCATGCAACGCTGAACATGGGTGTGAAGTTGCGCGGCGATACCACTGTCGGTCCTTGGAGCAAGGTTGGCGGCGAAATCGCCAATTCGGTGATTCAAGGTTACAGCAACAAAGGTCACGACGGCTACATGGGCAATTCGGTGCTGGGCTATTGGTGCAACCTGGGAGCGGATACGAATACGAGCAACTTGAAAAACAATTATACCGAGGTGCGCGTCTGGAACTATCCGCAAGAGCGATTTGCACGAACGGGTACGATATTTTGTGGGCTGA includes:
- a CDS encoding type B 50S ribosomal protein L31, coding for MKSDIHPNYRFVVFKDISTDYAFLTRSAINTPDTIKWEDGNEYPLVKLEISSDSHPFFTGKQKLIDTAGRVDRFYSRYGGKKPQE
- a CDS encoding glucose-1-phosphate thymidylyltransferase, which codes for MPTLETSFPDLIPTLESICFNGKFIPDANWIRDLAEACAPGTYLANEKKEILVFRCKPAQIGNFDGIVNEAILTNAGLKSITATVNERPAIRFPWDIFRLNGQCIREDFEAVIANQSSYQPEDKHSIVYGRDNLFLAAGVKMRAAVINAEDGPVYIGEGVDIQEGSLIHGTHAFCDHATLNMGVKLRGDTTVGPWSKVGGEIANSVIQGYSNKGHDGYMGNSVLGYWCNLGADTNTSNLKNNYTEVRVWNYPQERFARTGTIFCGLIMGDHSKCGINTMFNTGTVVGVSANIFGDGYPRNFIPSFSWGGAAGLTTFTLPKAFEVAEAVMGRRKLQLEEGEKAILTEVFRRTEKYRNWEREVKSEK